A window of the Luteitalea sp. genome harbors these coding sequences:
- a CDS encoding NHLP family bacteriocin export ABC transporter peptidase/permease/ATPase subunit gives MPAVPTPPARRVQTPTVLQMEAVECGAAALASILAHYGRWVPLEELRHECGVSRDGSKASNVLRAARKYGLDAKGYKYEELSKLYALELPVILFWNFNHFVVLDGFDEKAAYLNDPAQGPRAISLQELDGSYSGVVLTFKPGPAFEPGGDPPNMVPALRRRLVGSEQALMFVMLCGLFLVVPGLVIPTFTRIFIDDYLIGNQAWLIRPLLVFMVATIIVQGLLTWLQRYYLLRLETKLALSTSSRFFNHILRLPAAYFGQRFAGEIGSRVQINDKVARVISGRLATTVIDGVMTIFYTLLMFWYDVALTCAVILIAMCNVAAIKLAARARVDASRRLRQDKGKLMGTAMNGLRMIETLKATGSEGEFFGRWAGYYAKSINTEQELGVLSQLASAVPPFVQTASTAAVLVLGGLKVMGGEFTVGMLVAYQTLLISFTRPLGNFVQFGTMLLELQADMNRLDDVLRYPEDEQYAQEQVEKEEEPQRKVVKLSGQVQLKDVTFGYSPLDKPLIDNFNLSVEPGRRVALVGGSGSGKSTIAKLVSGLYKPWSGEVLFDGVARETLPRDLVVNSLAVVDQELFLFGGTVTDNVTMWDPTIPPVRLAQACRDAAIDDVIGAREGGYASRVEEGGGNFSGGQCQRLEIGRSLVGEPSIIVLDEATSALDPTTEMWIDDNMRRRGCTCIIIAHRLSTIRDCDEIIVLERGRVVQRGTHEEMKEIDGPYQRLISLH, from the coding sequence ATGCCCGCGGTTCCGACGCCGCCTGCGCGCCGCGTGCAGACGCCCACCGTCCTCCAGATGGAGGCGGTGGAATGTGGTGCGGCCGCGCTCGCGAGCATCCTGGCCCACTACGGTCGCTGGGTCCCGCTCGAGGAGCTGCGGCACGAGTGCGGCGTGTCGCGCGACGGCAGCAAGGCCAGCAACGTGCTGCGGGCCGCACGAAAGTACGGTCTCGACGCCAAGGGCTACAAGTACGAGGAGCTCTCAAAGCTCTATGCGCTCGAGCTACCGGTCATTCTCTTCTGGAACTTCAATCACTTCGTTGTCCTCGATGGCTTCGACGAGAAGGCAGCCTATCTCAACGACCCAGCGCAAGGGCCGCGCGCGATCTCGCTCCAAGAGCTCGATGGCTCCTATTCCGGCGTCGTCCTGACGTTCAAGCCGGGGCCGGCGTTCGAGCCGGGCGGCGATCCGCCGAACATGGTGCCCGCCCTGCGGCGGCGGCTCGTGGGGTCGGAGCAGGCGCTGATGTTCGTGATGCTGTGCGGTCTGTTCCTGGTCGTTCCCGGGCTGGTCATTCCGACCTTTACTCGGATCTTCATCGACGACTACCTCATTGGCAATCAGGCGTGGCTCATTCGGCCGCTGCTCGTCTTCATGGTCGCCACGATCATCGTGCAGGGGCTGCTGACGTGGCTGCAGCGCTACTACCTCCTTCGTCTCGAAACGAAGCTCGCGCTTTCCACGTCGAGCCGATTCTTCAACCACATCCTCCGGCTGCCTGCCGCCTACTTCGGCCAACGGTTCGCGGGCGAGATCGGGTCGCGTGTCCAGATCAACGACAAGGTCGCGCGGGTCATCTCTGGAAGGCTCGCGACGACGGTCATCGACGGCGTGATGACGATCTTCTACACGCTGCTCATGTTCTGGTACGACGTTGCCCTCACCTGCGCCGTGATCCTGATCGCGATGTGCAATGTCGCCGCGATCAAGCTCGCGGCGCGAGCCCGTGTCGACGCCAGCCGCCGCCTCAGGCAGGACAAAGGCAAGCTCATGGGCACCGCCATGAACGGTCTGCGCATGATCGAGACCCTCAAGGCGACCGGATCGGAGGGCGAGTTCTTCGGACGCTGGGCTGGGTACTACGCCAAGAGCATCAACACGGAGCAGGAGCTCGGCGTCCTCTCGCAGCTCGCGAGCGCCGTCCCCCCCTTTGTCCAAACCGCCTCCACAGCGGCGGTCTTGGTGCTCGGCGGCCTCAAAGTGATGGGCGGCGAGTTCACGGTCGGCATGCTCGTCGCCTATCAAACGCTCCTCATCAGCTTCACGCGCCCACTCGGTAACTTCGTACAGTTCGGCACAATGTTGCTGGAGCTGCAGGCGGACATGAATCGGCTCGATGACGTCCTGCGATATCCCGAGGATGAGCAGTACGCGCAAGAACAGGTCGAAAAGGAGGAAGAGCCGCAGCGGAAGGTCGTCAAGCTGTCTGGCCAGGTCCAGCTCAAGGATGTCACGTTCGGCTACAGTCCGTTGGACAAGCCGCTCATTGACAACTTCAATCTCAGCGTCGAGCCTGGACGCCGCGTCGCACTCGTGGGCGGGAGCGGCAGCGGCAAATCAACAATTGCCAAGCTGGTGTCTGGGTTGTACAAGCCCTGGAGCGGGGAGGTGTTGTTCGACGGGGTGGCACGCGAGACCCTGCCGCGTGACCTCGTCGTCAACTCGCTCGCCGTCGTGGACCAGGAGCTATTTCTCTTCGGCGGAACCGTCACCGACAACGTCACGATGTGGGATCCGACCATCCCTCCCGTCCGCTTGGCGCAAGCGTGCCGGGATGCGGCCATCGATGATGTGATCGGCGCACGCGAAGGCGGGTATGCCTCCCGTGTCGAGGAAGGCGGTGGTAACTTCAGCGGCGGTCAGTGCCAGCGGCTCGAGATCGGACGGTCACTCGTGGGTGAGCCGTCGATTATCGTGCTCGATGAAGCAACGAGCGCGCTCGACCCCACAACCGAGATGTGGATCGACGACAACATGCGCCGGCGCGGCTGCACCTGCATCATCATCGCGCATCGACTCAGCACGATTCGAGATTGCGACGAGATCATCGTACTGGAGCGTGGTCGCGTGGTACAGCGCGGAACGCACGAGGAGATGAAGGAGATCGATGGCCCCTACCAACGCCTCATCAGCCTTCACTGA